In a genomic window of Erigeron canadensis isolate Cc75 chromosome 5, C_canadensis_v1, whole genome shotgun sequence:
- the LOC122599874 gene encoding protein RAE1-like gives MSTFGMNSASSNTNPNKSAEVVSPPSDSVSSLCFSSKANYLVATSWDSQVRCWEVTKNGTSVSTVAKISMAHDQPVLCSAWKDDGSTVFSGGCDKQVKMWPLLSGGQPTTVAMHDAPVTQVAWIPEMSLLVSGSWDKTLRYWDLRQSNPVHTQQLPDRCYSLTVRHPLMVVATADRNLIAFNLQNPQTEYKRIVSPLKYQTRCVAAFPDQQGFLVGSIEGRVGVHHLDEQQQSKNFTFKCHREGTEIYSVNSLNFHPVHQTFATAGSDGAFNFWDKDSKQRLKAMSRCNQAIPCSSFNNDGSIYAYAVCYDWSKGAENHNPSTAKTSIYLHLPQEGEVKGKPRSGTVGRK, from the exons ATGTCAACATTTGGCATGAATTCAGCTTCTTCCAATACAAACCCCAACAAATCTGCTGAG gttgtATCACCTCCAAGTGATAGTGTATCAAGTCTTTGTTTTAGTTCAAAAGCAAATTACCTTGTTGCCACTTCTTGGGATAGTCAG GTGAGATGTTGGGAGGTAACCAAAAACGGGACTTCAGTTAGCACTGTGGCAAAGATATCGATGGCTCATGATCAACCG GTTTTATGCTCAGCATGGAAGGATGATGGATCAACAGTCTTTTCTGGAGGTTGTGACAAGCAAGTAAAGATGTGGCCTTTACTGTCTGGTGGTCAACCGACAACTGTGGCAATGCATGATGCCCCAGTGACTCAGGTTGCTTGGATTCCAGAGATGAGCCTTTTAGTTTCAGGAAGCTGGGATAAGACTCTAAG GTACTGGGACTTGAGGCAATCTAATCCTGTTCACACTCAACAACTTCCAGACCGCTGTTATTCTCTTACAGTGAGACATCCCCTGATGGTCGTTGCCACCGCTGATAGAAATCTTATAGCTTTCAACTTGCAAAATCCTCAG ACAGAATATAAGAGAATCGTTTCTCCTTTGAAATACCAAACAAGGTGTGTTGCTGCATTTCCCGATCAACAAGGTTTCTTG GTTGGGTCGATTGAAGGAAGGGTTGGTGTGCACCATCTTGACGAACAACAACAAAGTAAGAATTTCACATTTAAATGCCACAGAGAGGGAACCGAGATCTACTCTGTCAATTCTCTTAACTTTCATCCA GTTCATCAGACATTTGCAACCGCCGGATCAGATGGTGCATTTAATTTTTGGGACAAAGATAGCAAACAAAGACTAAAG GCAATGTCACGGTGCAATCAAGCTATACCTTGCAGTAGCTTTAACAACGATGGCTCCATATATGCTTATGCG GTATGTTATGATTGGAGCAAGGGTGCCGAAAATCATAACCCATCGACAGCAAAGACGTCCATTTACTTGCACTTGCCCCAg GAGGGTGAGGTTAAAGGCAAGCCACGTTCCGGGACTGTTGGAAGGAAATGA